Below is a window of Salvelinus fontinalis isolate EN_2023a chromosome 14, ASM2944872v1, whole genome shotgun sequence DNA.
cttaaaccgccttgacgttttgatacccgtgtaaatctcactaggataaggtaacgtttgtcaacatattttcataaatccactctacaaaaaaatgtatcttcgcttatatttagccaatattgatcagagttaccttgtcctgtggatatctacacagttataaaattggcacggtgttgtaagcctacacgaaacacagaccttattttaagtgaatctaaaaatatcctatggaataaatgaaggaaccgcttttcagattttgctgaaaggtgtcatgggaattatgactcgcactttggttgtcaattcttaccatgcccattattaaaataggatttcctgcatatagaaattaaagtttttgttttcaacattcatcacaggtaacttaaactctatttttattcaaacagttgagagtatttgtctcctaagcagactcttcagtatcattgtcacttcagagctgtgtgtgtatttatgtattatattaagttaaaataaaagtgttcattgttcattcagtattgttgcaattgtcattattacaaaaatgtgtgtgtgtgatatatatatatatagcattttttttttttttaataaatcagccgattaatcggtatcggctttttttgtcctccaataattcggtatcagcattgaaaaatcataatcgtccGACCTCTACTCCAGATTGCCAAAAGGCCAATGGATGGTATGGGCATACTTGTCTAGAACACATCCATCCGTTTTATATCGTCATGATAAAGTATATATTTCACTTGGATGTGTTCAATCTAAACAGTGTACCAAATTTTTCAACTCTGTTTGTCCTTCAAATACCATCTCGCAATGCACCCTGTGGGAATGGGCTGTTGATGCCATAGCAACATACTCtgataaatgacaaaaatgtcaatgtagtatcaacaagggctttctaaaaattctagctagctagcaacaaaaTTAGCATAGCTTGCTAGTTAGCTTACATTAGCTACAGCAGGCACAAGCTACTGCCATCTTGTTGCCTGGAGTATTTAACGTAAAACTATTCCACTGTAAAATGTCAATTTAATAGCCTTGGCGTTTATTTGTTTAAATCACTGAACAAAACGGGCGCTTATTAGAGACAGGTTTCTTTTTGAGCCTGGCGTCGATTTCCTTAATGCACACACCTTTTGCTCATTTGCATAGTTAATTGTTTAATTCCAACATTCACTTCCAGGATTACATCTAGTTATTATAAAGCTGTGTAATATAATTTTGCAATGCAAGTCATTACTATATTCTTTTGAATTGTATTAAATGCTTTCATTTTATTCTAAAGTATGTCATTTTGAGATGATTTTTTTTACATCCCAAAATAggacactgcccctttaagacaaacaTTCCAAAATATATCAACTCGCTACAGTAGGCTAGCCAAGACACATGCTAGGTGTCTTTTTGCAGCCTATCAACAGTAGCCCGCATATTGCTAGTACTGTATGTTCACTATTTAAGGTTGTAAATCACTTTCCCTAAAGTAAAGGAGCTCAGCGAATGGATTAATGACCATTTATTTTGCTCAGGACAGCTCGTGTGTGTGCTGTGTAAAGGCCTTTGGCGTCGgctaatattttattttatttaatgtgCTGTAGTTGTGACTTGCGGGAACAAGTGGTGCTTCAATGAACGGTCAATCATATTGCTGAAATACAAATGGCATGACTTTATCGCGTGTAGTATTCAGTGGTAGAGCGGGTAAATGTTGAACTGGAACACGAAAATGCGCTGAATAGTTACTGGGCCAGTGACTGACGAGATCCATCGGGCATAGTCAATGTAAGACCCTGTTTTATAGCTTCAAAATGTGGCTAAAACAGTCGTTTGAATATCTTagctggtcagtccttgcatccatagctctgcctatgaatttgagtggttacatttctccagatccatccctcagctttttactggaACAGGGATGGGGATAATATTTTTaatgtttcaactgctgattgtccCTTTAAgaactgtaaaaaaataaataaaaaaaaaagacatactTTTGGCTTTTCTTTTAGCAAAGCACAGTTTTAGCAATTTATGAACCAGGAATTTTATGCTAAATACATATCCATCTGTAGGCTATACATTTGTATTTTACAATCTTCCCGTTTGCAAAGGTTTTGTCTTTATTGCATTTTATATATAATAATCAATTTGGATGCTATAACAGTTTGGGAAAATTGGACCTGTgactatacaataaatctgttaatATTCATAAAAGCACTTACCAAAAAAATGCAATTAAAATGGGTGGTATTTATAAACTATTGTGTGAAGGTGAAGTGTTTGTCCTCTCAATAGGTAAGAATGTCATCTCCTCAATGGAAATTGTCCATAGCAGAGAACTAAATAGCCCAAGGTGACAGGATTAGCATTGGAATACACATTGTATGCTCTGAGAGAGTTTCCAGACAGTCATAGGTCTTCATTCCTTATGTATTTCTCGTGTGGCTTTCTTAGGAACAATCCAACCTGACCCTTGTCAGCTTATCTTTTATTGAGGGCAACCACCTCAACACACCTGTTTGATGTCTCATTTTACGCATAATGTTCAGCTATCTCTGTACAGAGGGCCTACTTAGTTGTTTGACAGAAATCAACGTCTCCTTTTTGTTTTCCCCCTGAGAGCACACTGTTTTCTTGAATAGAAAATAATCCACGTGATGCTCATGGAAGGTAATCCCCTGGGGAGCTCACAACTCAAGCCTTGGGTGCCTCTTACATGTGACTTTCTGGTTCTAATTGTTTCCCTTTTGCTGACTGCATTTTCCGAAAGGCCTACAAGTAACTGACATGCTCTTCGGATTTGCAATCCTCATTCTCGGTAAGGAGCAGGGTGTCCAGTAGAACGCTGCCAGAGGACTGTATTGGTGCTTGCTTTCGGCTCAGTTGACTCTGATAGCACACTGGCCCGATGCCGTTTTTCATTCCCCGCTTCATGAACAGCTTAGAGTTCTCTGCCACAGATGAACGGAAGGAGATCCGTGTTAGATTCCTGCAGCCATGCTGTTCCCTTGTATGGCTGGCTGGCCCATTACTGATGCGGCTGTAGTTAAAGGTGATGTAGCGTGTAAAGGCCTGGCGGAAAGTCTTGTTGAAGAGGGTGTAGACCAGTGGGTTGATACCAGATGACACGTAGCCCACCCACACAAAGATCTCCATCAGACGGCCGATCACATTGACGTCGCAGCTCGCACAAAGCACAGAGGTGATGTTAGTGATAAAGAATGGGCACCACATGACCACAAACAGCAGGAAGACGATGCCCAGCACCTTAGAGGCACGCTGCTCATTGGTCAGGTTTTGCATGGACTTCTTGCCCATGGTGGACATGCGACGGATGGGGATATCTTCACTTGTCATTGGGTTGGTAGGAGGGGTGGAATTTCCTGGATGTTTCTCAGTTGTGGGAGAGGCCATGGACTGCTCCCTCTGGAAGACTGTGGAGACTGTTGGCCGAGTGAAGCGCTGGGTGACCTTTGACCTGAGCAGAAAAGCTTTCTTGCGCAACACCTGAATGGTGAGCAGGTAGATGACCATCATGATGGTTAAAGGGATGAAAAAAGCTGTCATGGAGCCATACATGATGAACTCTCGGAAGCTGTCTGGTTTCAGTAGGCAGGTGTGGTTGCTGTTAAAGGTGACATTGTTTGGAAGATGGTAGTTTCTCAGCCCCTTGATTGGAATGGGGATTGCGATAcctgtgtaagagagagagagagaagtttgcTTAAACAAATCATCAATGCAAACTTTGCATCCTACTCTTGGTTGTTTTTGAGATTCAATGTGTTTTGGGAGTAGATGCAGTATCTTCTCACAGCTTAGTTTTCCACGGTGGTCACTTTATGctgcttttaattttttaaattttattgttggacataatcTTCATATCTGCTTTCCCTTTTGATGTTGCCGGAGTATAAAACTGTATAAAGCCTCATGCTTTCACAACTGAGGACAGCAGAGGTAGCACAATGGGTTAGGAAGAAAAACTGCTTTCGGTGAGTCCTGGAAGTTCTCATTCTTTGCTTAACAATCCAATAAACTAACCATATATCGCCAGCTATAATACAGTGACAATGAACACACACCCTGGACAAAGACACTCTTCCACAGTCGCGGTGTCTAAGTGCTGCCCCTGTAACTCAAAGCAATCTGGTTTTGCTCAGCGAAAGAAAGTAAATGTGTAGAACCTAGCCCTGAGTGAAAACTAGGGGTGTACTGTTGTGAAGATGTCCGAACGCTCCATGACTACCACTATTGCCAGGCTAAA
It encodes the following:
- the LOC129811082 gene encoding 5-hydroxytryptamine receptor 2B-like — encoded protein: MSQPDAVPLGTNGSGAGEVAGAQLHWAALLIIMVIIPTIGGNILVILAVSLERKLQNATNYFLMSLAVADLLVGLLVMPIALITVLYNSGWPLPEFLCPIWLFLDVLFSTASIMHLCAISLDRYIAIKKPIQHSQYKSRSKAMAKIAVVWLISIGIAIPIPIKGLRNYHLPNNVTFNSNHTCLLKPDSFREFIMYGSMTAFFIPLTIMMVIYLLTIQVLRKKAFLLRSKVTQRFTRPTVSTVFQREQSMASPTTEKHPGNSTPPTNPMTSEDIPIRRMSTMGKKSMQNLTNEQRASKVLGIVFLLFVVMWCPFFITNITSVLCASCDVNVIGRLMEIFVWVGYVSSGINPLVYTLFNKTFRQAFTRYITFNYSRISNGPASHTREQHGCRNLTRISFRSSVAENSKLFMKRGMKNGIGPVCYQSQLSRKQAPIQSSGSVLLDTLLLTENEDCKSEEHVSYL